The DNA region CGACCAATGGCACAAGGATAGGGGCTGGACTGGTATTGGTTATCATTTTGTTATTCAACCAGATGGCAGAATTGATGATGGCCGCAAGATTACAAAAATGGGCGCTCATGTTGAAGGAGCAAACGAGGATAATATAGGTGTAGTTTTGTGTGGCCGAAATAAGTACACAATTGAACAGTTTAAAAGCTTAAGAGAGTTATCAGGGGAACTAATGGATAGGTTTAATATAGATCCATGGGAGATTTATACGCACGCGCAGTGGGCAAGCGCACTAAAACAGGGGAAAACTTGTCCGAACATTTCTATTAACAGATTATTATGTTTTCTTTTTACTGATAATACTGACACCATAAAAGACAACATTTTGGGGGATTTATGAGATTTGATATAGTTGAGCTAGTTACTGCATCCGGTGCTAGTGGGTCTAAAATATTTGACGCTTCCTTTATGTTCGCCATTAGCGCTGTAGCGACCTCAACGGGTACAGAAGCAGGCACGCTTAAATTTCAGGCCTCTAATGACAAGCGCACAGGCATGCAAGATACGGGTGCAGATATAACAAACTGGGTTGATATTGCTGGTGCTACGGTTGCCATTACCTCGGGCGGTGGCCCTTATATCATCCCTAAATTTGATGTTAGTTATTCTTGGATAAGAATGGTTTATACACACGGCTCTGGTGCGGGTATAGTTACAGCCAGGATGAAGT from Thiofilum sp. includes:
- a CDS encoding N-acetylmuramoyl-L-alanine amidase: MIFNPSRITIHCTDTKNGLPVSVETIDQWHKDRGWTGIGYHFVIQPDGRIDDGRKITKMGAHVEGANEDNIGVVLCGRNKYTIEQFKSLRELSGELMDRFNIDPWEIYTHAQWASALKQGKTCPNISINRLLCFLFTDNTDTIKDNILGDL